DNA sequence from the Fibrobacter sp. genome:
CACAAGAAAACTGGCTTCAGATGGTGGATCGAACGTCTAAGTCAATGCTTTGCGATGTATGATGTGGTCAGAATCGACCATTTCCGTGGCTTTGATGAATACTATGCGATTCCCTACGGCGATAAAACGGCAAAGAACGGACACTGGGAACAAGGTCCGAGCATGGATCTGTTCCGTTCAGTGGAAGCGGCACTCGGAAAGCGTGAGGTCATTGCGGAGGATCTCGGGTTTATGACGGACAGTGTACGTCAGCTTGTAAAGGACAGCGGTTTTCCGAATATGAAGGTACTGGAATTTGCCTTTGACAGCCGTGATACCGGCAGCCGGAATGACTATCTTCCGCATAATTACGATGACAACTGCGTTGCCTATACCGGAACGCACGACAACCAGACCATTGCTGCATGGTTTCAGACGATCACCGAGGAAGAACGCAGCATGGCAAGAGAATATCTCTGCGATGCGTATACACCGGAGGAGAAGCTGCACAGGGTCTTCATCAGCCTGATCCTGCGAAGCCGTGCAAAGCTGTGCATCATTCCCATGCAGGACTGGCTGGGACTGGACGACAGAAGCCGCATCAATGTTCCCTCAACAGTGGGAACGAACTGGAAATGGCGGCTGCTTCCGACGGATCTGCCGGATACGCTGCAAGAGGAGATCCGCAAAGCAACACAGATCTATGGAAGAATGCAGTAAGACTTGCATTCTTCCGGCAGGCTGTGATATAATAAAATTACCAAATTTGTGAAAAAGGAGAATCATTATGAGAACATTTACTTACACCATTAAGGACGAACTGGGCATCCACGCAAGACCGGCAGGCATGCTGGCAAAGACCGCCAAGGCATTCGACAGCGAGATCACAATTACCAAGGGGGAAAAGACAGTAGGTGCCACAAAGCTCATGGCACTTATGGGGCTGGGCGTAAAATGCGGTGATACTATCACTGTCACAGCAAACGGAGGCAATGAAGACGCTGCACTGGAAGAGATGAAAAGCTTCCTCGAAGCAAATCTGTAATCTGACATTTCAGGGACATAGGAGATATTGCAATGAATATCTGGCATGACATTGACGAAGATCGTATTTATCCCACAGATTTTGTTTCAATCATTGAAATTTCCAAGGGCAGCAACATGAAATATGAGCTGGACAAGAAAACAGGAATGCTGTCACTGGACAGAGTCCTCTTCACAGCAACGTATTATCCCATGAATTACGGCTTTATCCCGCGCACTTACGGCGACGACAATGATCCGCTGGATGTTCTACTCCTCTGCTCCCAGCCGATACAGCCGCTGACACTTGTAAGAAGCTATCCTATCGGCGTTATGTATATGGAGGACGGGGGAATGGGCGATGAGAAGATCATTGCCATTCCCTATGGAGATCCGACATACATGGCATATACCGATGTGAAAGAGCTTCCAAAGCATATTTTTGAAGAGCTGAAGCACTTCTTCTCCGTTTACAAGCAGCTGGAAAGCAAGAAAACTGACGTTAAAGAAATAGGCGGTCCGATTGACGCTATTGCCGTAATTGAAAAGGCAATGGAAAATTATAAGAATAAATTCTGCAAAGACAGGGGATGAGATTTATGGTAAAATACCAGGGAAAAGGCGTTTACGGCGCAATTGCTGTCGGAAGCATTTCGGTTTTTAAACGGCAGGACGTTCAGGTCAAGCGCGTAAAGATCGACGACACTGACGCGGAGCTTGCACGCCTTGAAGCGGCTAAGGAAAAAGCAACAGCACAGCTTCAGGAGATCTACGAAAAGGCACTGCGTGAGGTCGGCGAAGCGAATGCGGCGATCTTTGAAATCCACATGATGATGGTGGAGGATGAGGACTATAACAACGCTATCATAGAAATGATCACAGCCCAGAATGTTAATGCGGAATATGCCGTTGCGATCACAGGGGATAATTTTGCGGAGATGTTCGCGGCAATGGACGATGCCTATATGCAGGCAAGATCCGCCGATGTACGGGATATTTCCAACCGTATCATAGGCTGCCTAACAAATGAAGAAAGCACGGAAGCACAGTCGGATGAACCGGTAATCATCTGTGCGGATGATTTAGCTCCCAGTGAAACGGTCACGCTTGACAAGGACAGGGTGCTGGCATTTGTGACGGCACATGGTTCTTCCAATTCGCACACAGCGATCCTCGCAAGAAACATGAATATCCCTGCCATCGTCGGCGTGGGAGAGGCATTCCTCTCCGAGATCAGGGACGGCGACCCTGCCGTGGTGA
Encoded proteins:
- a CDS encoding HPr family phosphocarrier protein, whose amino-acid sequence is MRTFTYTIKDELGIHARPAGMLAKTAKAFDSEITITKGEKTVGATKLMALMGLGVKCGDTITVTANGGNEDAALEEMKSFLEANL
- a CDS encoding inorganic diphosphatase, producing the protein MNIWHDIDEDRIYPTDFVSIIEISKGSNMKYELDKKTGMLSLDRVLFTATYYPMNYGFIPRTYGDDNDPLDVLLLCSQPIQPLTLVRSYPIGVMYMEDGGMGDEKIIAIPYGDPTYMAYTDVKELPKHIFEELKHFFSVYKQLESKKTDVKEIGGPIDAIAVIEKAMENYKNKFCKDRG